A DNA window from Alligator mississippiensis isolate rAllMis1 chromosome 11, rAllMis1, whole genome shotgun sequence contains the following coding sequences:
- the LOC102577100 gene encoding olfactory receptor 2AG2-like, whose protein sequence is MYFFLSQLAFMDICQTLIEVPKMSAGFLTPGNPISPAGCGAQIFLSLMMGGAAALLLAVMAYDRYVAICKPLQYPVLLSRRVCLGLAAGVWIGAAADALNHSVHTVHLPYCGSKYIDQFACKIQSLLKLSCSDTSQYETLLYVTSSVLLLIPSSIILASYTHILSTVLRMKSTKGQQKALATCSSHLTVVGMSNGAAIVMYMRPNASRSPEQDKMSSVFCTIVTPVLNPLIYSLRNRDVLGALRQLVGK, encoded by the coding sequence atgtacttcttcctcagtcAACTGGCCTTCATGGACATCTGTCAGACCCTGATTGAAGTCCCCAAAATGTCAGCAGGCTTCCTGACCCCAGGAAaccccatttctccagctggctgtggggctcagaTTTTCCTCTCACTGATGATGGGTGGAGCAGCAGCTCTCCTTCTGGCAGTCATGGCTTATGATAGGTATGTAGCTATTTGCAAACCCTTGCAATACCCCGTCCTGCTGAGCAGGAGagtctgcctggggctggcagctggggtctggaTTGGGGCAGCTGCAGATGCCTTGAACCATTCAGTTCACACCGTGCACCTGCCCTACTGTGGTTCCAAAtatatcgaccaattcgcttgtAAAATCCAATCCCTGCTGAAActgtcctgctctgacacctcCCAGTACGAGACTCTGCTGTATGTGACTAGCAGTGTGCTGCTCCTCATCCCTTCTTCCATCATACTAGCGTCCTACACTCACATCCTCTCTACCGTACTGAGGATGAAGTCAACCAAAggacagcagaaagctctggccacTTGCTCCTCGCACCTGACTGTGGTGGGCATGTCTAATGGGGCTGCCATCGTCATGTACATGAGACCCAACGCCTCTCGCTCACCTGAACAAGACAAGATGTCCTCTGTATTTTGTACCATTGTCACCCCAGTGCTGAAtccactcatctacagcctgaggaacaggGATGTCTTGGGAGCCCTAAGACAGCTGGTTGGGAAATGA
- the LOC132243879 gene encoding olfactory receptor 2T27-like, whose protein sequence is MKSGNKTSSADFILLGLLSRTNVHMFPMATILLVFIAALSGNALLILVIQVDSSLHTPMYFFLCQLAFMDICQTLIIVPKMLADFLTPGNPISPAGCGAQIFLMLTMGVSECILLAVMSYDRYIAICNPLQYPILMTRNICFLLSAGVWMGASVNALIHTVFTLALPYCGSKEIDHFFCEVPALLKLSCSDTSQYEALVFVSSVVLVLIPSSIILASYACILSRVLRMKSTRQQKALATCSSHLTVVVMFYGAGIFMYMRPSSYHSPEQDKIVALFYTIVTPVLNPLIYSLRNRDVLRALKKLIGKCRDFQQN, encoded by the coding sequence ATGAAGAGTGGGAACAAAACTTCTTCAGCAGACTTCATTTTGCTGGGACTTTTGAGCCGGACCAATGTACACATGTTCCCCATGGCCACGATCTTATTAGTCTTCATCGCTGCCTTGTCTGGGAATGCTCTACTCATACTTGTAATCCAAGTAGATTCCTCCCTTCACACCCCAATGTATTTTTTCCTCTGCCAACTGGCCTTCATGGACATCTGTCAGACACTGATAATTGTCCCCAAAATGTTAGCAGACTTCCTGACCCCAGGCAaccccatttctccagctggctgtggggctcagaTTTTCCTCATGCTGACCATGGGTGTATCAGAGTGCATCCTCCTCGCGGTCATGTCTTATGACAGGTACATAGCGATCTGCAACCCCTTGCAGTACCCCATCCTCATGACCAGGAACATCTGCTTTCTTTTATCAGCTGGAGTCTGGATGGGAGCATCAGTAAATGCTTTGATTCACACAGTGTTTACACTGGCTCTCCCCTACTGTGGCTCAAAAGAGATTGaccacttcttctgtgaggtcccagccctgctcaaattgtcctgctctgacacctcTCAATATGAGGCTCTTGTGTTCGTGAGTAGCGTTGTCCTAGTCCTCATCCCTTCTTCCATTATACTAGCCTCTTACGCTTGTATCCTCTCCAGGGTCCTGAGGATGAAGTCAACCagacagcagaaagctctggccacctgctcctcccatctGACTGTGGTGGTTATGTTTTACGGGGCAGGcatcttcatgtacatgagacccagCTCCTACCACTCCCCAGAGCAAGACAAGATTGTGGCTCTCTTTTACACCATTGTCACCCCAGTACTCAAtccactcatctacagcctgagaaacagggatgtcttACGAGCCCTAAAAAAGCTGATTGGGAAATGCAGAGACTTCCAGCAAAATTGA